One segment of Alligator mississippiensis isolate rAllMis1 chromosome 13, rAllMis1, whole genome shotgun sequence DNA contains the following:
- the LOC102560051 gene encoding guanylate cyclase activator 2B → MKGFIFPAMLVLVVVIHSVRPVYVQIGNFSIPLEEVKRLNAFLGLDANVNARLMRNIGAPCADPELPVEYHHICQREDAPEIFRKLLSMDARAMELCEICVNAACAGC, encoded by the exons ATGAAAGGCTTCATTTTCCCGGCGATGCTTGTGCTCGTGGTGGTTATACACAGCGTCCGGCCTGTCTACGTCCAG ATAGGGAATTTCTCCATCCCGCTGGAGGAGGTGAAGCGGCTGAACGCATTTTTGGGTCTGGACGCCAACGTTAATGCCCGTCTGATGAGGAACATCGGTGCCCCGTGCGCAGATCCAGAGCTCCCGGTGGAATATCACCATATCTGTCAAAGAGAAGATGCACCCGAGATTTTCAGAAAGTTGCTAA GCATGGATGCCCGAGCCATGGAGCTGTGTGAGATCTGTGTCAATGCGGCGTGTGCCGGCTGCTGA
- the LOC109285047 gene encoding kelch-like protein 6 → MTLSQKGGKQKSKPLGLSKGLKQLYQHQLLCDSTVVCEGKRFSCHRAVLAAVSPYFHDVFTSSQKESPSGEVLLQDVAPSLFQSILTYIYTEEVSLTEEMAQDLFEAADKLKILPLVDICYRFFRKNISPQNCFALYRLAQAHSDQALLQATVRFVILNFSRFCEDDDFLYLDLTSLITILSSGDLAAASELDVFRAAQRWVRAHPGTYPFLVNALMSHVRLPLLTDSELAEVQAYLGQVGDVQLQCKQLDGEERLRASGGLRAGMYDECIMCVNTQILETQTPDTEDSFMDCYDPCTRTWRKLPGLTSLSHPACVALGDRLFVSGGIRRNSYSDALYEFSSLKGSWAQLPSMLVPRATHGFLVCDQRLYAMGGWCGFHEFLSSAECFDIAEGTWTPIARMPCVLSRCAAAVLGKKLYLLGGVTGLTSYWQFHKGLLIYDVSKDAWTQVLLDAAFFSAGAVAMNNGIYVVGGYTEKRAGERIYEGGLMPENRYCSRKCFFLAEDGSVNHEIAVPKLPKGIAYAGVVGWGKRIYVLGGEDTTHCYKTIYYWEPGEHRWSRCPDDVPVPEGVSGFGCTTLKIPKERMLSLLQETSVALIAVVGK, encoded by the exons ATGACCCTTAGCCAGAAAGGGGGCAAACAGAAGTCAAAGCCACTGGGACTGAGCAAAG GTCTAAAGCAGCTGTACCAGCACCAGTTGCTCTGTGACAGCACCGTAGTGTGCGAAGGAAAGAGGTTCTCCTGTCACCG AGCCGTGCTAGCCGCAGTGAGCCCTTACTTCCACGATGTGTTCACCAGCTCCCAGAAGGAATCCCCGAGTGGAGAGGTCCTGCTGCAGGACGTCGCTCCTTCTCTTTTCCAAAGCATTTTGACATATATCTACACAGAAGAGGTATCGCTGACAGAAGAGATGGCCCAGGATCTGTTCGAAGCAGCCGATAAGCTAAAGATCCTTCCTCTCGTGGACATATGTTACAG GTTTTTTAGAAAGAACATCTCCCCGCAGAACTGCTTTGCGCTTTACAGACTGGCTCAGGCTCACAGCGACCAAGCTCTTCTTCAGGCCACCGTGCGGTTCGTAATCCTCAACTTCAGCCGGTTCTGCGAGGATGACGACTTCTTGTACCTGGACCTGACGAGCCTAATCACCATCCTGTCTTCAGGGGACCTGGCCGCTGCTTCGGAGTTAGACGTCTTCCGGGCCGCGCAGCGCTGGGTACGGGCCCATCCCGGTACCTACCCTTTCCTCGTCAATGCTCTGATGAGCCACGTCCGGCTCCCGCTCCTGACCGACAGCGAACTTGCCGAGGTTCAGGCCTATTTGGGACAGGTCGGGGATGTTCAGCTTCAGTGCAAACAGCTGGATGGCGAGGAAAGGTTGCGTGCAAGCGGAGGGCTCCGAGCGGGCATGTACGACGAGTGCATCATGTGCGTCAACACACAGATATTGGAGACCCAGACGCCGGACACTGAAGACTCCTTCATGGATTGTTACGACCCTTGCACCAGGACATGGAGAAAACTACCAGGCCTGACATCCTTGAGCCACCCAGCCTGCGTGGCACTGGGGGACAGGCTCTTTGTGTCCGGAGGCATCCGCAGAAACTCTTATTCGGACGCTCTGTATGAGTTCAGCTCCCTCAAAGGCAGCTGGGCCCAGCTTCCTTCCATGTTAGTGCCGCGTGCTACCCACGGGTTCCTGGTCTGCGACCAGAGGCTCTACGCTATGGGAGGGTGGTGCGGGTTTCACGAGTTTCTCAGCTCTGCCGAGTGCTTTGACATAGCAGAGGGGACGTGGACTCCCATAGCGAGAATGCCGTGCGTCTTGAGCCGCTGTGCCGCCGCAGTCTTGGGGAAGAAACTGTACCTGCTCGGAGGAGTCACCGGCCTGACCAGTTATTGGCAATTCCACAAAGGGCTTCTGATCTACGACGTTAGCAAAGACGCGTGGACGCAGGTGCTTCTGGACGCGGCGTTCTTCTCCGCGGGCGCGGTGGCCATGAATAACGGGATATATGTGGTTGGGGGCTACACGGAGAAAAGAGCAGGAGAACGGATCTACGAGGGGGGCCTCATGCCCGAGAACCGCTACTGCAGCCGAAAGTGTTTCTTCCTCGCGGAGGACGGCAGCGTCAATCATGAGATTGCCGTTCCCAAGCTGCCGAAAGGAATCGCCTACGCTGGGGTAGTCGGCTGGGGAAAGAGGATCTATGTCTTAGGCGGGGAAGATACCACGCACTGCTACAAAACTATTTACTATTGGGAGCCCGGGGAGCATAGGTGGAGTAGATGCCCCGATGACGTCCCTGTCCCCGAAGGTGTCAGCGGGTTCGGGTGCACGACACTGAAGATACCCAAGGAGCGAATGCTGTCACTTTTGCAAGAGACATCTGTAGCCCTGATAGCCGTTGTTGGCAAGTAG